In Nitrososphaerota archaeon, the sequence GCCGTAGATGCGCCTTAGATAACTATATCTCTTCTCAACCAAGCGATCTAATTCAGCGCTTAACCTTCGCTCAAGCTCGCTTTGGCTAGGCGCTAAGCTGGCTAACCTTGTTGAAATTATGTAAGGTCCCTCGGCTACATATGGCGATGTTATTTTAGAGGGAGGGAGTGGTTTCTGCTCAAGCATCGCCCTCAGCACGGCATCTACCTCCTCCACTCGACCCTGAAGCGGCCTTAAACCAAAGGATATCTCATCAGCCAGCTCAGGGTCTTTTTGTAGGGTGGTTTTAAGCGCGTAACCTACGGCTTCATAGGGGTTGATTACTTCCTCTTTTATGAGCCAAAAGTCGCTCCTATGCACAACGCTCGTATTATAATACCCCTTCTTATCTCTACCTAAGAAGATGTGCCAGCCTTCTGGGTCCTCTTCGTACAGTTTTAGTATCTCCAGCTTAGCTTGCCTAGCGCTCTTGATTTCTTCGCTCAACACAACCTACTGTGCTGGTAGCTGATATATGGGTTATTCTCTACAGTGAAGGTAAAGTTAATTTGCTGCTAATCTGTTGAACAGCTTGGGTTGAGTGAGGTCTATCAAGCTCTACAGATGCTTGGCTTGATGCTTCTGATCCTAGGGTTGATCCTTATTACTATACCTTTTTTAGTTAAGTTGTTGCCCTCTTTGGAGAAGATTCCGCCCATAATTCTTTGGGTGTATAGGCACGATGGATTCTACTTCGCAACCTCGCCTCTCTTAATCATCCTCTCTATAATATCGATTATCCTGTTTCTTTTAAGTAGGAGGGCTTAGCAGCCTCTCCTTTTAACCTCGATACTATTATGGATCTTGTTATATGCGGGTCTGCCTTACCTCCACTCGCTTTCATAACAAGGCCTATAAGGTAGTTTACAGCTCTCTCGTTGGTTAGAGCGTCCTTAACTGCCTTTTCATTCTCCTTAAACACCTTATCCACGAAGCCTGCTATCACAGCTTCGTCCTTTATCTTTGATACAGCTGAGAAGAGCTTCTCCTCGATGCTTTCGCCCGTTGCTGCTGCCTTTAAGATAAGCGTCTTTCCTGTCTGCTCATTTATTACCCCTTCTTCAACCGCTTTTACTACCGCTGCGAAGTCTTTGGGCTTTAGCTTGAGTGACGAGGGGTCTAGATCGTTTCGGTTAAGGTAGCCTAGGATGTCGCTTATGATCCAGTTAGCCATCTTCAGTGGGCTTTTGGGATACTCTTTAACGCTGGATTCGAAGAAGTCTGCTAGGGCTTTGTGAGAGGTTAGTATATCAGCGGTTTGAAGCGGTAGGTTGTACTGTTTTATCAGCCTCTCTCTTCTCGCATCTGGCAGCTCTGGTAAAGATGCACGCACTTCCTCTATAAGTTCTTTAGTTATGATATACGGTGGTAGGTCTGCTTCTGGGAAGTATCGGTAGTCCATCTCCTCCTCTTTAACCCTCAGCGAGACGGTCACACCTCTAACATCATCCCAGTGCCTAGTCTCCATACCCTTCTTTGCACCGAGCATCTTCTGCCTCG encodes:
- the gatB gene encoding Asp-tRNA(Asn)/Glu-tRNA(Gln) amidotransferase subunit GatB; its protein translation is MKEQEELDVKIGLEVHCHLTNLKTKLFCRCSADYYNKEPNTNICPVCMGLPGSLPVLNEEAVKQALAIAIALGAKISEKMIFYRKNYFYPDLPKNFQISQYDKAGGQPLAVGGQIRLQDKVVRIRRIQLEEDPAKIVYEGSISTSPYALIDYNRSGVALVEIVTEPDLTTPRQARLFLQKLRSILEHLGVCDCNLEGALRCDANISVRGGYRVEVKNIGSFKDVEKALSFEITRQKMLGAKKGMETRHWDDVRGVTVSLRVKEEEMDYRYFPEADLPPYIITKELIEEVRASLPELPDARRERLIKQYNLPLQTADILTSHKALADFFESSVKEYPKSPLKMANWIISDILGYLNRNDLDPSSLKLKPKDFAAVVKAVEEGVINEQTGKTLILKAAATGESIEEKLFSAVSKIKDEAVIAGFVDKVFKENEKAVKDALTNERAVNYLIGLVMKASGGKADPHITRSIIVSRLKGEAAKPSYLKETG